The Cloacibacterium sp. TD35 region CCAAAAACAGAACAAGGCCTGCATGCTAAATCTGTAATTTCTACAATGTCATTTTCGGACTGTCCGTATCCTAAAAATCCAGCGAAATAATGGGTAGCTCCCCAAACCGAAACCACTCTAGTTCCCACCAAACTTGCCAAATGCATATTGGCAGAATCCATAGAAATCATGAGTTCTAATTTAGAAATTTTCTGAAGTTCTTCTTTTAGCGAAAGTTTCCCAGCGAGAGAAGTTACATTTTCTAACTCTTGCTCCCATTTTGATAAAACCGCTACTTCTTTTTTTCCGCCACCAAAAAGATAAACGGGATTATTTTTAGAAAGCGTTTTTACCAATTCTAAAGATTTTTCAATGGGAAGCATTTTCCCTGCATGTTGAGCAAAAGGAGCAAATCCAATTCCAGATTTTTGTTGAGATTTTGGGAATAATTGATGAGAAAGTTTTAGTTTAAAACCTAATTTTCTGAAAACATCTGCATAACGTTCTGTAGTTGGCTTCAGCGGGTTTTTAACCTTATTTTCCTTTCTCGTAAGTAATTTTTTTTCGGTTCTTCCTTTGTCAAGCGTTGCCGTTTTTTTGAAGAAAAAACTCAGAATTTTAGTGCGCAAAACATTGTGCAAATCGGCTACAAAATCTGGCTGAAATTCCTTTTTCAGTTCTAAAGCCAATTTTCTTAACCCGAAAAATCCTTTGTAATCATCTAGATTTACGCCACGAAAAGTCAATCGCTCTACTCCATCGAATAAATCGGCAAAGTTTTTTCTAGAAACGAAAACAATTTCTGTGTCAGGATTTTGTGCCAAAAATTCTTTCAAAACAGGCACAATCATTGCCACATCTCCAAAAGCGGAAAAACGATATGCTAAAATTTTTTTCACGATTTTAACTGAAATGCAACCGCGTAAAACTTAATTTGTTTGGTCATTGCCATCAAACCATTGGCTCTAGAAGGCGATAAAAATTCTTGCAAACCGATTTTTGAGATAAAATCAAAGTCAGAATCCAAAATTTCTTGGGTAGAATGACCGCTGTAAATTCTCACCAAAAGTGAAACAATTCCTTTCGGTAAAATCCCATCAGAATCTGCATTGAAGAATAATTTTCCGTCTTTAAATTCGGCGTCTAACCAAACTTTTGACTGACAACCTTTAATCAGATTTTCTTCTGTTTTTTTGTCTTCAGGCAAACCTTTCAGTTCTTTTCCAAGGTCTATTATGTATTCGTATTTCTGCTCCCAATCGTCTAGAAACTCGAATTCTTCTATGATTTCTTGTTGTTTTTCTTGAATTGTCATGGTACAAAATTAGTGAAAGTTTTCTATAATCACTTTTTGATAAAGTTCCAGAATTTTTGGAGCTTCATTTTCCCAACAAAGTTCTTGGGAAGCAATTTCCAGTTGAGGCAAATAAGAACTTCTCCCCTTTTCTAAAACAGTTTTTACTTTTTCTGCCAAATGTTTTGGTTCGTGAGAAGTGATAAATTCGCCTACATGATAATTTTCTATAATTTTCTGCATTTCGGGGAATTTAGAAACTACCACAGGAACTCTGGCTTGTATGTAATCTGAGATTTTATTCGGAAGTGAGTAGTAATAACTTAAGCCTTTATTTTCTTCAATGCTTATACCTACATCTGCTTTTTCGGTGATTTTTCTTAAATCATCAGGATGAAGATTTCCTAAGAATTTTACTTTATTTTCTAGATGCAAAGTTCTCGTAAGTTGTTGATATTCTTCTAAAAAAGGACCTCTTCCTGCAATGTGGAACTCTGCATTTTCAATAAATTGCATCGCTTCAATCATCTTATCAATTCCTCTAGAATAATTGATGGCACCTTGGTAAAGAATTACTTTTGGATGGTTTTCAACGAAATTTTTCGGTGATTCTGATTTTTGAGGGAAATTTCT contains the following coding sequences:
- a CDS encoding glycosyltransferase family 9 protein, whose product is MIVPVLKEFLAQNPDTEIVFVSRKNFADLFDGVERLTFRGVNLDDYKGFFGLRKLALELKKEFQPDFVADLHNVLRTKILSFFFKKTATLDKGRTEKKLLTRKENKVKNPLKPTTERYADVFRKLGFKLKLSHQLFPKSQQKSGIGFAPFAQHAGKMLPIEKSLELVKTLSKNNPVYLFGGGKKEVAVLSKWEQELENVTSLAGKLSLKEELQKISKLELMISMDSANMHLASLVGTRVVSVWGATHYFAGFLGYGQSENDIVEITDLACRPCSVFGNKPCFRGDYACLNQIEISEILKKI
- a CDS encoding SufE family protein codes for the protein MTIQEKQQEIIEEFEFLDDWEQKYEYIIDLGKELKGLPEDKKTEENLIKGCQSKVWLDAEFKDGKLFFNADSDGILPKGIVSLLVRIYSGHSTQEILDSDFDFISKIGLQEFLSPSRANGLMAMTKQIKFYAVAFQLKS
- a CDS encoding glycosyltransferase; the encoded protein is MKILVSVFNNLYTDQRVEKFCKTLHENAYQIEVIGNNWGGNPEMQRPYPFSRISLHSKKLRFAYLEFHWKLFFELLKKADRKTVLHANDLDALLPNYLVSKIKGIPLVWDSHEIFTEMPTVTNRWVQYVWRLLENALIRKIKYFITANDSYANWFEGTYKTKRPIVIRNFPQKSESPKNFVENHPKVILYQGAINYSRGIDKMIEAMQFIENAEFHIAGRGPFLEEYQQLTRTLHLENKVKFLGNLHPDDLRKITEKADVGISIEENKGLSYYYSLPNKISDYIQARVPVVVSKFPEMQKIIENYHVGEFITSHEPKHLAEKVKTVLEKGRSSYLPQLEIASQELCWENEAPKILELYQKVIIENFH